The window ccctttaaattttattataataattttatacttGTGGTTTGAAATTGTGTATTAGTTGTACAACTGCAAAAAGAAAATCATATTCCAATACCAATATAttgtactctctctctctctctttttatgGTTAGATGTTTAATCTTTTCATACAATGGaaatttttaaagataatattgtaagttatttttattatcatttaaattatttttaaataataataatcactTTCTAATGCTGTTCAAAAATGATAAACCGTATAAAATTTTACTAATCACTTACAAACCAAAAGTGTGTATATACTATATACAAAGTATTTGAAGTAGACTAAATTATTATTGAAGTAAATGCAGTAGTTAAAATTTAACTGTAATCAATAAAATTGAGTTAATTGATAGATATAGTACGACACTGTAatacttagagcatctccaatcccactctatttttcactttaaaatagagtttagagtaagaAATGCttcaatggtactctatttctaactctataatagagtgaaaaataggtttactccaaatatagagtaatttgtttttttttgttcatcactctattttttactttaaaataaagtaCCATTGAAACAAACTCAAagtctattatagagttactctattttagagtaaaaaatagagtaagtcattggagatggtcttagtaaTCATGACTTACGAGCTTATTTACTTATACTTAACCTTTggcaaaataattataattatattacagtaaaatattagaaaaaataatattttagctGAACTAGAAGTCATACAACCAATcaatttaaaaagtttaatttatgaagatttaatattttaatatttttgcgAATCTGTAAAATAAAACAGTCCTCTTTCTATAGAGTAAAAGTTTGCctctagatttattttttacggttttatttttttttcctttcctaCCTCAATTTTTAGTTATTCCCAGttactttatttttatcaatCAGACTCTTAAGGTTTTTGAATCAAGAGTTGTGATCATGATTATAGTCAAAATGTAGCGATCGAATCTACTTTTaaatcatcatttaaatttCTAATAGCATTTCTGGTGGCTGGCTAATTTGGAATGtccttttgttttatataaaaaagtttgattgCTTACAGTAAAGAAACACTTATTCAGTAATGATATTTTACAGGGTTTGAATTAGACAACTTCGATACAATCAGTCAGATATATAAAATCATCTCAATATTTTAGAAGAGTTTTTACAACAAAAAAGAGtaatatttcaatataatttagttatatgataaaaattaatttttggttttatgaaTTGAACTACTCTTTGCGAGACAAATGGCTCATAAAGTTTTTAtgcatttctcaaaaaattatttgaaaacctTTTCACTTTTTCTAATCTTTCTTTGTtatgtttatatttaattacaaaatattgtTGTAAGATACTTTCAAtcaaaatgttctaacaaatcACCATTATAATAGGAGAGAAAGGCAAATTAAAAGAGACAGACATGACCTGTGTTCCCAATCTACAAAAACATCAAGAGATTTGTTGTCTTTTTATTCagaaattattaaaactgaaacatcaaaattattatttgtagaAAACGACCACTAATCAACACTAGTACGTACCAACTCTTTTTGCATTATTCTGATGCCTAGCTTACTATGCACACACAACAAAAAATCTACCATTTTTCCTATCCGCCAACCTTAAATTGTGGGTACAAGTAGAAAACAAAAGggtgtgacaaaaaaaattatatattatacacCTCTGTCCCCGTATATGATTATCTGTTAGTATCTTACTAAGACATTCAGTCACATACCATAAGAGAAAATAaggatattattttatttcttagcAAATCAGAATGTGaagttaaaaaagaaagaaaaaggaatTGCAACAGATAtcaatagaaaatataatagttcataaaataaaaatagtaatatattatataactatGCAAAATGGACTGAAATAAGCTTTGATTGTTTCACTCCTTTGTTCTTCTAAACATTATGGAAcacattttttatttgtaacatATTTCTTTTGGGGTAGACATGTAAGTTATTAAATGATATGTTTATCATTATAACTGTGATCTACATTTATTTAACATGTTAAATATTGGTATATTCATCTTAAAAtactaaatgaaaaatatttttaaaattataaaaccgATAAAATCATGAGCTAAATTTCATCTGAACATTTTATGTTACGGTTTGTCAATTTGCTAATAATAGCAAACTCAAGTTACTCAACAAATGgtcaattatttaattaaattattgttttctaccattttttaaaaaatagcaTGAATTTTCTTATGTCAAAATCTTATgcgttttttttaattatattgtgTACTCATTATTATTTGGCCAACGTATTTACTTCCACTACGTTGATTGGTCAAAAATCTCAGAGGACTATTATTGCATTATAGAGAGAAAGCAGAGGAGAATCttccaaaaacattaaaatctaCGCCCAAAAATTATAGAGAATTAAATTAAGACATAAAGCACAAATGCAAAAAGAAATAGAAGtgttttttaataagaaaaatacagaCTTTATTAGAAAGAACAGTGAAGAAGTAGCGGAACAAAGAGAAATGGAGAAAAGAATCTTTTAAGctttctctgtctctctctctctctctctctttctcgcaGAGCTGCACTCACACTCACTACCATTACTCTAAAAAAGTGagcttttttcttttcctttctcTTCTGACTATCTTCTTTGCATCTAATCGATTTCTCGTTTCCTTTTCATCTCAAGGATCTGATGAACTTTCACTAACTGAAACTTTTCCTCGAGATTTGTGTTTTGATCTTGTTTGTTTCAGTGCAAGCTCTAGCTTAGcgttgttagtttttttttttcttattacatTTCATGATTCCGACAACTTGAAATCATACTTAATGTTGAATCTTGTTTctgtaagatttttttccttttctttgctTGTTCAGGTACAAGGTTTTGCGCATATAAGCTTTTTGtgaaatttgtatattttttttttcagatttaacCTCCCTATGCATCTTCTATGTCAGatcatctttttaaaaaaattggagaaGTCTAAGATCTGTTGATGCTGATCGTTTAGAGTTTCAGTTCCATCTTCTTGTGTTCCTGCTCCAGTGTTTAGCTAAAAATGACACCTTTCATCTTAATGCTCTGTTCCTCAGATTTGGTTTCTATTAATGTTTGATATTAATGGTCTTTGATGTGTTCTTGTGTTAAATCAGACGAATTAGTAATCAAAGACTTGATTTTTGATGTGTTCTCGTGTTGATCATATGAGTTAACGATCaaagatttgatttttatgtcttCTTGTGTTAGTACGATAAATTAATGATCAAAAGATTTGATCTTTTGTTAGTAAGATTGAGTTAATGATCAGTGATGTCTTGTTTCTGTTGCAGACACTGAACCTTATTCACTTGCTGTAGAGAGtttacacaaacacacacacacacaaggaGATATGGTATCAAGATCGTATTCCAACCTCTTGGATCTCGCTTCAGGCAACTTCCACTCCTTCTCCCGGGAAAAGAAGAGGTTCCCAAGAGTAGCAACCTTCACAGGCGTCTTATCCGAGCTAGACGACGACACCAACAGCAACAGCGTCTGCTCCGACGCTCCTTCCTCCGTGGCGCAAGACCGAATCATCATCGTTGGAAACCAACTCCCCATCAAATCCCACCGAACCTCCTCCGGTAAACTCACCTTCACCTGGGACAACGACTCCCTCCTCCTACAGCTCAAAGACGGCATGCGCGAAGACATGGAAGTCGTCTACATCGGCTGCCTCAAAGACCAAGTAGACCCATCCGAGCAAGACGACGTCGCTCAGAGACTCCTCGAGAATTTCAAATGCGTCCCTGCTTACATCCCGCCTGAGATCTTCACCAAGTACTACCACGGCTTCTGCAAGCAGCATCTGTGGCCATTGTTTCACTACATGCTTCCTCTAAACCCTGATCTTGGAGGCAGGTTCGACCGCTCCTTATGGCAAGCGTACCTCTCCGTTAACAAGATCTTTGCTGACAAAGTCATGGAGGTCATTAGCCCAGACGATGACTTCGTCTGGGTACATGACTACCACTTGATGGTTCTCCCTACTTTCTTGAGGAAGAGGTTTAACAGAGTGAAGCTAGGGTTCTTCCTCCACAGCCCCTTCCCTTCTTCAGAGATTTACCGAACTCTCCCTGTCAGAAACGAGCTCTTACGCGCCCTCCTCAACGCTGACTTGATCGGGTTCCACACCTTTGACTACGCTAGACACTTCCTCTCTTGCTGCAGCAGGATGCTAGGCTTGTCCTACCAGTCCAAAAGAGGAACCATAGGGCTTGAGTACTACGGCAGAACCGTCAGCATCAAGATCCTCCCCGTTGGGATCCACACCAGCCAGCTTCAGTCGATTCTAAACCTCCCCGAGACTCAGACCAAAGTCGCTGACCTTAGAGACCAGTTCTCCGACCAGAAGGTCCTCCTCGGCGTCGACGACATGGACATCTTCAAAGGAATCAGCCTCAAGCTCCTGGCCATGGAGCAGCTTCTCCAGCAGCATCCGGAGAAGCGAGGACGAGTTGTACTCGTCCAGATCGCCAATCCCGCGAGAGGCCGCGGGAAAGACGTCCAGGAGGTTCGGTCCGAAACCCTAGCCACCGTTAAACGTATCAACGACACGTTCGGAAGGCCAGGGTACCAGCCTGTGGTCCTCATCGATGAACCGCTTCAGTTCTACGAGAGGATCGCTTACTACGTGGTCGCAGAGTGTTGTCTCGTGACGGCTGTGAGAGACGGTATGAATCTCATCCCTTATGAGTATATCATCTGCAGACAAGCTAACCCCAAGCTCAACGAGACGTTAGGACTCGACCCTTCCGCTGCTAAGAAGAGCATGCTTGTAGTCTCCGAGTTCATCGGTTGCTCTCCTTCCTTAAGCGGCGCCATTAGAGTGAACCCGTGGAACATCGACGCGGTCACCGAGGCCATGGACTATGCATTGATAGTTTCAGAAGCGGAGAAGCAAATGCGTCACGAGAAGCATCACAAGTACGTGAGCACGCATGATGTTGCTTACTGGTCGCGCAGCTTTATACAGGATCTTGAGAGGGCGTGCGCGGAGCACGTGAGGAAGAGGTGTTGGGGGATAGGGTtcgggttagggtttagggttgtgGCGCTTGATCCGAGTTTTAAGAAGCTTTCTATTGAGCACATTGTCTCGGCTTATAAGAGGACTAAGAAGAGAGCTATTCTTGTGGATTATGATGGCACGATGGTGCAGCCGGGGTCCATTAGGACGACGCCTAGCATCCAAACGATCGAGACCTTGAACAAGCTGTCTAGTGACCCCAAGAATATCGTTTATCTCATCAGCGGGAAAGATAGGAAGACGCTAACCGAATGGTTTTCTTCGTGTGGTGATCTTGGTTTGGCCGCAGAGCATGGATACTTTATAAGGTACACTTTAATTTCATTATAATGCCGgtagaaatataaattagagaatattattaataaattttgcactaagattgtaaaataatatttattttgtaacgaaAATTTTATTAGACAACAACAATTAAACTGAAACGTAGAGATTAACACTTGGTTTCATGTCTTCTTGAATACAaagttgatttattttatttttgtgtgtggAAAATGGGGGGACAGACCAAATGATGGAACAGAGTGGGAACCATCGAGTCTAGTGTCGGCTTTTGAGTGGAAACAAATAGCAGAGCCAGTGATGAGACTCTACACTGAGACTACAGATGGATCAACAATAGAGACTAAAGAGACTGCTCTAGT of the Brassica rapa cultivar Chiifu-401-42 chromosome A03, CAAS_Brap_v3.01, whole genome shotgun sequence genome contains:
- the LOC103860941 gene encoding alpha,alpha-trehalose-phosphate synthase [UDP-forming] 5, producing the protein MVSRSYSNLLDLASGNFHSFSREKKRFPRVATFTGVLSELDDDTNSNSVCSDAPSSVAQDRIIIVGNQLPIKSHRTSSGKLTFTWDNDSLLLQLKDGMREDMEVVYIGCLKDQVDPSEQDDVAQRLLENFKCVPAYIPPEIFTKYYHGFCKQHLWPLFHYMLPLNPDLGGRFDRSLWQAYLSVNKIFADKVMEVISPDDDFVWVHDYHLMVLPTFLRKRFNRVKLGFFLHSPFPSSEIYRTLPVRNELLRALLNADLIGFHTFDYARHFLSCCSRMLGLSYQSKRGTIGLEYYGRTVSIKILPVGIHTSQLQSILNLPETQTKVADLRDQFSDQKVLLGVDDMDIFKGISLKLLAMEQLLQQHPEKRGRVVLVQIANPARGRGKDVQEVRSETLATVKRINDTFGRPGYQPVVLIDEPLQFYERIAYYVVAECCLVTAVRDGMNLIPYEYIICRQANPKLNETLGLDPSAAKKSMLVVSEFIGCSPSLSGAIRVNPWNIDAVTEAMDYALIVSEAEKQMRHEKHHKYVSTHDVAYWSRSFIQDLERACAEHVRKRCWGIGFGLGFRVVALDPSFKKLSIEHIVSAYKRTKKRAILVDYDGTMVQPGSIRTTPSIQTIETLNKLSSDPKNIVYLISGKDRKTLTEWFSSCGDLGLAAEHGYFIRPNDGTEWEPSSLVSAFEWKQIAEPVMRLYTETTDGSTIETKETALVWNYQFADPDFGSCQAKELMEHLESVLTNDPVSVKTGQQLVEVKPQGVNKGLVVERLLTTMQEQGKLLDFILCVGDDRSDEDMFEVIMGAKDGPALSPVAEIFACTVGQKPSKAKYYLDDTAEIIRMLEGLATSDQTASTAEVPTKDIF